AATTTGGTGGTGGTGTCTTGACTACGTCTGACCATACTGTGTTTTAACTttcgcagagttgatttctctgttATCGAGAGATATTATCAATAGACGAAGTTACACCTTAAAGTGTTGGCAATTACTCAATTTACACAGTATGTCCAGTTTCAGTGTTGCCAACTGTTAAACGCAACAATACTGTAATCATGACAATTGCCCAAATATGCATTTCCTTGGAAAGAAAATACCGTCTATTGGACTACTTACTGCATTTCCTTTAAACTTAAGGTACTATTCACAAAGTTTCAGTGGCAATGTAAATTTCGGTTTTGCAACGAGTAATTTAAGCCATGAAAAGTATATTTTTAATCACCTTGCCGAGGATTCTTTCACATCGTCTAAGGCAGACTGCAGCTTCGTCAAATTCACAGAAACGCGCTAATATGCGAGCCTTCAAGAGCAATACTTCTGTGTCGCGGGAGTCAGTACTTAAAACTGATAAGAGAACACAATAGACTAGGGTTAATATACAATAGAGTAGGGTTAATTTGGTTAATTTAAGCAATTTAATATTTACGCTAGTCCAAAATCGGTAAAGAAAAGCGGAGTAAATCGCATCATTTGTCCTGTATATTTTatctgcatatgtatgtatgtatgtatgtatgtatgtatgtatgtatgtatgtatgtatgtatgtatgtatgtatgtatgtatgtatgtatgtatgtatgtatgtatgtatgtatgtatgtatgtatgtatgtatgtttgtatgtatgtttgtatgtatgtatgtatgtatgtatgtatgtatgtatgtatgtatgtatgtatgtatgtatgtatgtatgtatgtatgtatgacattgtatggatagatggatggatggatggataaatTAATGGGTCATGTATTGCTTATTATACATTAAGTATGTGTGCATATTTGTTTAGATCACACTGGCAGGCGCTGAGAAGACACTGTAAATATCAGTTTGTGTAAAATAACACTTATGTAACGTGACGAAtaatgtgcatgtgtgtgtgtggtctATTTCTACCCAGTTTAAATAAAAAGCTGCAACAATACTCTTGTTTTTAtctaattttttacaatacgtaCCAGCGTTACAGTAGATGAGAGCCTGGTCAAGTCCTTCCTGGATTTCAATATAACATGAAGAGATGAATTATTCGGgttttttgaaaacaacagtAAACGTGCAATTCCGAGCAGTTCGTGTTTTCTTATTTTAAGACAAACCCGAGCTTCTCTGCATACAAACTAGTTAGAAATTGATTTCTACACTTCCCTAATATGCTTTGTGGGATGGGAAGCTGCGATGGCTCAATAGTGGCGTTGGCActacaaaactattaaaatgcGTCTGATCAGATTTCATTTGGGACCATTTGAGCAATATTGAGTAATGTCCCTCTTCTGTTGTTTGAGCAAATTTGT
This is a stretch of genomic DNA from Ptychodera flava strain L36383 chromosome 21, AS_Pfla_20210202, whole genome shotgun sequence. It encodes these proteins:
- the LOC139121697 gene encoding uncharacterized protein, with the protein product MAFPHISLKQFRLLKPAYVQLIHRSVTYDEGLDQALIYCNAVLSTDSRDTEVLLLKARILARFCEFDEAAVCLRRCERILGKEYGSSYRLGNAWQSREKGSSS